AAGAAGAATCCGATAAAAATCCATCCAATTGTAGCTGGAACAGTAGACCGCGTTTTATCTAAATGTCTATCACGAATATCTGTTCTAAGTAACCAAAGCACGATACATAATGCAATAAAGAAGCTAATGATTGCCCAGTGGCCAGTTATGAGTTGGAATTTCTCCTCCCTAGTAAATCCTCTGTTATCATAAAGTCCAGTTTTCAGGAGAAGCGGTAATCCAGCTATGGATGATAACTGCATTAAAATGTATGTAACGATAACCCACCAATATTGTTTTTTCAAATGGTTTAACCATCCTTTCTACCTCTAGTGTATGAGATAAGGTAGGATAACATGTACATATGCTACCTACGATATAAACCTTACGTAAATTATGTTTTTTTCGTAAATCCTTACTTGAAATTATAATAGAAGACAGGAGAAAGTTGTGTGTGTAGCGAAAACAACTTAGGGTGTCCTTTCATATTGTAACATACGAGTAGTGGAAACAACGATTCATATAGTAAAGGTAGAAGAAGAGAGAATCTATATAGAAAAGTGTATAACTTAATTTGCGAAAAAATTATGATTTTTTTACTTGCAAAAGAAATTGAGATTATTTATTATTATAAGTGTGTTAGCACTCGGGTGACCTGAGTGCTAATAAATAAAATTTACATAACAAAATGAGGAGGTTATTGTTCATGCTAAAGCCATTAGGTGATCGCGTTGTAATTGAGCTTGTTCAAGCGGAAGAAAAAACAGCAAGTGGTATTGTATTACCAGACACAGCAAAAGAAAAACCACAAGAGGGTAAAGTTATTGCAGTAGGTACTGGTCGAGTGCTTGAAAATGGTGAGCGTGTTGCTTTAGAGGTAGCAGCAGGTGATCTTATCATCTTCTCAAAATATGCAGGTACTGAAGTGAAATACGAAGGTACAGACTACTTGATTTTACGTGAAAGTGACATTTTAGCAGTTATCGGTTAATTATATAAATCTTAAAAAATCCAAGGGGGTCAATTATTATGGCAAAAGATATTAAATTTAGTGAAGAAGCACGTCGTTCGATGCTTCGCGGTGTCGACACTCTTGCAAACGCAGTAAAAGTAACGCTTGGACCAAAAGGTCGTAACGTTGTTCTTGAGAAAAAATTCGGTTCACCACTTATTACAAATGACGGTGTAACAATCGCAAAAGAAATTGAATTAGAAGATGCATTCGAAAACATGGGTGCAAAATTAGTAGCAGAAGTTGCTAGCAAAACAAACGATGTAGCTGGTGACGGAACAACAACTGCAACTGTATTAGCACAAGCTATGATTCGTGAAGGTCTTAAAAACGTAACAGCTGGTGCGAACCCAATGGGTCTTCGTAAAGGTATCGAAAAAGCTGTTACTGCTGCAATCGAAGAATTAAAAACGATTTCTAAACCAATCGAAGGTAAATCTTCAATCGCACAAGTAGCTGCTATTTCTGCGGCTGACGAAGAAGTAGGTCAATTAATCGCTGAAGCAATGGAGCGCGTTGGTAACGACGGCGTTATTACTTTAGAAGAATCTAAAGGATTCACAACAGAATTAGACGTAGTAGAAGGTATGCAATTTGATCGTGGATATGCATCTCCTTACATGATTACTGATTCTGACAAAATGGAAGCAGTTCTTGATAACCCATACATCTTAATCACTGACAAAAAGATTTCTAACATTCAAGAAATCTTACCAGTATTAGAGCAAGTGGTACAACAAGGTAAACCGCTTCTTATCATTGCTGAAGATGTAGAAGGCGAAGCGTTAGCTACATTAGTAGTGAACAAACTTCGTGGTACATTCAATGTAGTAGCTGTTAAAGCTCCTGGATTTGGTGACCGTCGTAAAGCAATGCTAGAAGATATCGCAATCTTAACTGGTGGCGAAGTAATCACTGAAGAATTAGGTCGTGACTTAAAATCTGCTACAGTTGAATCTTTAGGACGCGCTGGTAAAGTTGTTGTAACGAAAGAAAACACAACTGTAGTTGAAGGTGTAGGAAGCACACAACAAATCGAAGCTCGCATCGGTCAAATCCGTGCGCAATTAGAAGAAACAACTTCTGAATTCGATCGTGAAAAATTACAAGAGCGTCTTGCAAAACTTGCAGGTGGCGTAGCAGTAATTAAAGTAGGTGCAGCAACTGAAACTGAGTTAAAAGAGCGCAAACTTCGCATTGAAGATGCACTTAACTCAACTCGTGCAGCAGTAGAAGAAGGTATCGTTGCAGGTGGTGGTACTTCACTTATGAACGTATACACAAAAGTAGCTTCTATCGTAGCTGAAGGCGACGAAGCAACAGGTATCAACATCGTACTTCGTGCACTAGAAGAGCCAGTTCGTCAAATCGCAATCAACGCTGGTCTGGAAGGATCTGTAGTTGTAGAGCGTCTAAAAGGCGAAAAAGTAGGCGTTGGTTTCAACGCAGCAACTGGCGAGTGGGTTAACATGCTTGAAACTGGTATCGTAGATCCAGCTAAAGTAACTCGCTCTGCACTTCAAAACGCAGCATCTGTTGCAGCTATGTTCTTAACAACTGAAGCTGTAGTAGCTGACAAACCAGAACCAAATGCACCAGCAATGCCTGACATGGGCGGCATGGGCATGGGCGGTATGGGCGGAATGATGTAATTCCGTTTGCTCGAAAAACATCCATTTCTATATAGAAATGGATGTTTTTTTGTGTTTTTTAGAAAAGGAAATGAATTTCTGTAGAATTTTGTCGCTTTCTCTCTTGACCATATAGATACTTCATTGTTAGAATCTAGGAAGATAATATAAAACGATCCTTCATATATCCTCAAAGATAAGGTTTGAGAGTCTCTACCGGGTTACCGTAAACAACCT
This Bacillus paramycoides DNA region includes the following protein-coding sequences:
- the groES gene encoding co-chaperone GroES, translating into MLKPLGDRVVIELVQAEEKTASGIVLPDTAKEKPQEGKVIAVGTGRVLENGERVALEVAAGDLIIFSKYAGTEVKYEGTDYLILRESDILAVIG
- the groL gene encoding chaperonin GroEL (60 kDa chaperone family; promotes refolding of misfolded polypeptides especially under stressful conditions; forms two stacked rings of heptamers to form a barrel-shaped 14mer; ends can be capped by GroES; misfolded proteins enter the barrel where they are refolded when GroES binds) → MAKDIKFSEEARRSMLRGVDTLANAVKVTLGPKGRNVVLEKKFGSPLITNDGVTIAKEIELEDAFENMGAKLVAEVASKTNDVAGDGTTTATVLAQAMIREGLKNVTAGANPMGLRKGIEKAVTAAIEELKTISKPIEGKSSIAQVAAISAADEEVGQLIAEAMERVGNDGVITLEESKGFTTELDVVEGMQFDRGYASPYMITDSDKMEAVLDNPYILITDKKISNIQEILPVLEQVVQQGKPLLIIAEDVEGEALATLVVNKLRGTFNVVAVKAPGFGDRRKAMLEDIAILTGGEVITEELGRDLKSATVESLGRAGKVVVTKENTTVVEGVGSTQQIEARIGQIRAQLEETTSEFDREKLQERLAKLAGGVAVIKVGAATETELKERKLRIEDALNSTRAAVEEGIVAGGGTSLMNVYTKVASIVAEGDEATGINIVLRALEEPVRQIAINAGLEGSVVVERLKGEKVGVGFNAATGEWVNMLETGIVDPAKVTRSALQNAASVAAMFLTTEAVVADKPEPNAPAMPDMGGMGMGGMGGMM